A region from the Dermacentor andersoni chromosome 11, qqDerAnde1_hic_scaffold, whole genome shotgun sequence genome encodes:
- the LOC126518061 gene encoding non-structural maintenance of chromosomes element 4 homolog A-like translates to MSQASDDGRSKSQDDFKAENAEEVRRVRLEYGSVIDEQLKVPDNVRPKEVLQQAEELFENVARTQEAVLDSTVVSLAACRGRQLATALPVSLRKFDSEEFAARVRDFVSEASQTGPLTEKAWAELGKLAEGTAKTSHPFWYLYGSPGDVPVKAKKAPVRRTTQDAPDRAPTVPNKVSSVEQTIQETTTERVSVIHRLLGDLYKQTGCPVPYFEFVLHPQSFAKTCENIFHLSFLVNEGHARIKYDVDNMVVVEPVFANMSTEREDRSGTFMMTMDMTKWQKAVKALNITEPVIPD, encoded by the exons ATGTCGCAGGCGTCAGACGACGGTAGGTCCAAATCGCAGGATGATTTCAAGGCCGAGAATGCCGAGGAGGTGCGCCGTGTGCGCCTCGAGTACGGCTCTGTCATAGACGAACAGCTTAAAGTGCCGGACAACGTTCGGCCCAAGGAGGTTCTGCAGCAAGCGGAAGAGCTCTTCGAAAACGTCGCGCGCACACAGGAGGCCGTGCTGGACTCTACGGTTGTCAGCTTGGCGGCATGCAGGGGACGTCAACTGGCCACCGCGCTGCCAGTGAGCCTGCGCAAGTTCGACTCCGAAGAGTTCGCAGCGCGAGTCCGCGACTTCGTGTCGGAAGCGTCGCAGACCGGTCCGCTGACGGAGAAGGCGTGGGCGGAGCTTGGGAAGCTCGCGGAAGGAACCGCGAAGACGAGCCATCCCTTCTGGTACCTGTACGGCTCCCCGGGTGACGTGCCGGTCAAGGCGAAAAAGGCGCCCGTCAGGCGCACGACGCAGGACGCCCCGGACAGAGCGCCGACCGTACCTAATAAG GTGTCCTCTGTGGAGCAGACCATTCAAGAGACAACCACAGAACGTGTCAGTGTTATTCACCGGCTTCTGGGGGACTTATACAAGCAAACTGGGTGCCCAGTGCCATATTTTGAATTTGTGCTCCACCCGCAGTCATTTGCCAAGACATGTGAGAATATATTTCATCTGTCGTTCCTAGTCAACGAGGGCCACGCCCGCATTAAGTACGATGTGGACAACATGGTGGTGGTGGAGCCCGTGTTTGCGAACATGAGTACCGAGCGTGAAGACAGAAGTGGAACATTCATGATGACAATGGACATGACGAAATGGCAAAAAGCTGTCAAAGCTTTAAATATCACCGAGCCTGTGATTCCAGATTAG